Proteins co-encoded in one Malus domestica chromosome 09, GDT2T_hap1 genomic window:
- the LOC103411857 gene encoding dihydroorotase, mitochondrial isoform X2: MELTITRPDDWHLHLRDGELLQAVVPHSASHFGRAIVMPNLKPPITTTAAAVAYRESILKAMPAGSDFTPLMTLYLTDTTEPNEIKLARRSGVVYAVKLYPAGATTNSQDGVTDLFGRCLPVLEEMAELNIPLLVHGEVTDPDVDVFDRERVFIDTVLRPLIQRLPKLKVVMEHITTMDAAKFVESCEEGSVAATVTPQHLLLNRNSLFQGGLQPHNYCLPVLKREIHRQAIVSAVTSGSKRFFIGTDSAPHERRRKESACGCAGIYSAPVALSLYAKVFEEAGAIDKLEAFVSFNGPDFYGLPRNTSKIKLSKNSFKVPECFSFPFGDIVPMFAGETLEWQSSIN, encoded by the exons ATGGAGCTCACTATAACTCGCCCTGATGATTGGCACCTTCACCTTCGTGACGGTGAACTTCTGCAGGCGGTAGTCCCGCACAG TGCAAGTCATTTTGGAAGAGCAATTGTGATGCCTAATCTGAAACCTCCCATCACCACCACAGCTGCAGCTGTGGCTTATCGAGAATCCATCTTGAAAGCAATGCCTGCCGGTAGTGACTTCACACCACTTATGACCCTTTATTTGACTGATACCACAGAACCTAATGAGATCAAGCTCGCAA GAAGAAGTGGGGTTGTTTATGCTGTGAAGTTGTACCCTGCTGGTGCCACAACAAACTCTCAAGATGGGGTTACAGATCTCTTTGGAAGATGCCTACCTGTCCTTGAGGAGATGGCTGAACTTAATATACCTCTGCTG gttCATGGGGAGGTTACAGATCCTGATGTTGATGTATTTGATCGTGAAAGGGTCTTCATTGACACTGTTTTACGACCATTAATCCAAAGGCTTCCAAAGCTAAAGGTCGTGATGGAGCATATTACTACCATGGATGCGGCTAAGTTTGTAGAGTCTTGTGAAGAAG GTTCTGTAGCAGCAACTGTTACTCCACAACATCTTCTTCTGAATAGAAACTCCCTTTTCCAAGGAGGATTGCAGCCTCATAATTACTGTTTACCGGTACTCAAAAGAGAAATTCACA GACAGGCTATTGTGTCTGCTGTTACTAGTGGAAGTAAAAGATTTTTCATTGGAACTGATAGCGCTCCTCATGAGAGACGTAGAAAAGAAAGTGCTTGTGGATGTGCTGGTATATACAGTGCTCCTGTTGCTTTATCATTATACGCCAAGGTCTTTGAAGAG GCAGGTGCTATTGACAAGCTAGAAGCCTTTGTAAGCTTTAATGGCCCAGACTTCTATGGGCTTCCTCGAAACACGTCGAAGATAAAGCTGAGCAAGAATTCATTTAAGGTACCTGAGTGTTTCTCTTTTCCGTTTGGAGACATTGTTCCGATGTTTGCTGGAGAAACACTTGAATGGCAGTCATCCATCAACTGA
- the LOC103411857 gene encoding dihydroorotase, mitochondrial isoform X1, translating into MIKSWVLPCKALKFPSSNFEGSNQFRCKGAKMELTITRPDDWHLHLRDGELLQAVVPHSASHFGRAIVMPNLKPPITTTAAAVAYRESILKAMPAGSDFTPLMTLYLTDTTEPNEIKLARRSGVVYAVKLYPAGATTNSQDGVTDLFGRCLPVLEEMAELNIPLLVHGEVTDPDVDVFDRERVFIDTVLRPLIQRLPKLKVVMEHITTMDAAKFVESCEEGSVAATVTPQHLLLNRNSLFQGGLQPHNYCLPVLKREIHRQAIVSAVTSGSKRFFIGTDSAPHERRRKESACGCAGIYSAPVALSLYAKVFEEAGAIDKLEAFVSFNGPDFYGLPRNTSKIKLSKNSFKVPECFSFPFGDIVPMFAGETLEWQSSIN; encoded by the exons ATGATAAAGAGTTGGGTTTTGCCTTGCAAG GCATTGAAGTTTCCCTCATCAAATTTCGAAGGATCCAACCAGTTTCGGTGCAAAGGAGCCAAGATGGAGCTCACTATAACTCGCCCTGATGATTGGCACCTTCACCTTCGTGACGGTGAACTTCTGCAGGCGGTAGTCCCGCACAG TGCAAGTCATTTTGGAAGAGCAATTGTGATGCCTAATCTGAAACCTCCCATCACCACCACAGCTGCAGCTGTGGCTTATCGAGAATCCATCTTGAAAGCAATGCCTGCCGGTAGTGACTTCACACCACTTATGACCCTTTATTTGACTGATACCACAGAACCTAATGAGATCAAGCTCGCAA GAAGAAGTGGGGTTGTTTATGCTGTGAAGTTGTACCCTGCTGGTGCCACAACAAACTCTCAAGATGGGGTTACAGATCTCTTTGGAAGATGCCTACCTGTCCTTGAGGAGATGGCTGAACTTAATATACCTCTGCTG gttCATGGGGAGGTTACAGATCCTGATGTTGATGTATTTGATCGTGAAAGGGTCTTCATTGACACTGTTTTACGACCATTAATCCAAAGGCTTCCAAAGCTAAAGGTCGTGATGGAGCATATTACTACCATGGATGCGGCTAAGTTTGTAGAGTCTTGTGAAGAAG GTTCTGTAGCAGCAACTGTTACTCCACAACATCTTCTTCTGAATAGAAACTCCCTTTTCCAAGGAGGATTGCAGCCTCATAATTACTGTTTACCGGTACTCAAAAGAGAAATTCACA GACAGGCTATTGTGTCTGCTGTTACTAGTGGAAGTAAAAGATTTTTCATTGGAACTGATAGCGCTCCTCATGAGAGACGTAGAAAAGAAAGTGCTTGTGGATGTGCTGGTATATACAGTGCTCCTGTTGCTTTATCATTATACGCCAAGGTCTTTGAAGAG GCAGGTGCTATTGACAAGCTAGAAGCCTTTGTAAGCTTTAATGGCCCAGACTTCTATGGGCTTCCTCGAAACACGTCGAAGATAAAGCTGAGCAAGAATTCATTTAAGGTACCTGAGTGTTTCTCTTTTCCGTTTGGAGACATTGTTCCGATGTTTGCTGGAGAAACACTTGAATGGCAGTCATCCATCAACTGA